From the genome of Blautia pseudococcoides, one region includes:
- the hrcA gene encoding heat-inducible transcriptional repressor HrcA, which translates to MDSELDERKRKILKAIIRTYLETGEPVGSRTISKYTDLNLSSATIRNEMSDLEELGYIVQPHTSAGRIPSDTGYRLYVDELMREKEEEVSEIKEMMIERTDKMEKVLKQVVKVLASNTNYATMITGPTYHTNKLKFIQLSRVAEMQLLAVLVIEGNIVKNHMITLQEPMDDDTILKLNLLLNTQLNGLTIEEINLGMITKMKEQAGIHSAVVGSVIDAVANAIAVDDDEVEIYTSGTTNIFKYPELADTSKASELISAFEEKQELVDLVKDTMNSEENTGIQVYIGNETPVKTMKDCSVVTATYDLGGGMQGTIGIIGPKRMDYENVVDNLKTLKTQLDNIFKKT; encoded by the coding sequence ATGGACAGTGAACTGGATGAGCGGAAACGAAAGATATTAAAAGCCATTATCCGTACGTATCTGGAGACCGGCGAACCGGTTGGTTCGAGAACGATTTCAAAATACACTGACCTGAATCTCAGCTCTGCGACCATCCGGAACGAGATGTCAGACCTGGAGGAACTGGGGTATATTGTACAGCCCCACACTTCAGCAGGACGGATTCCCTCAGACACAGGCTATCGTCTCTATGTGGATGAGCTGATGCGTGAGAAGGAAGAGGAAGTTTCGGAGATCAAGGAAATGATGATCGAGCGGACCGATAAAATGGAAAAGGTGCTCAAACAGGTGGTGAAGGTTCTGGCATCCAACACCAACTACGCAACCATGATCACAGGCCCGACCTATCATACAAACAAATTAAAATTCATTCAGCTTTCCAGGGTTGCTGAGATGCAGCTGCTGGCAGTTTTGGTGATTGAAGGAAATATTGTTAAGAATCATATGATAACCCTTCAGGAGCCTATGGATGATGACACAATATTGAAGCTGAACCTGCTTCTCAATACCCAGTTAAATGGTCTCACCATTGAGGAGATCAACCTGGGCATGATCACCAAGATGAAAGAACAGGCAGGTATCCACAGCGCTGTTGTGGGAAGTGTCATTGACGCGGTGGCCAATGCCATTGCGGTGGATGATGATGAGGTGGAGATTTATACCAGCGGCACCACGAATATTTTCAAGTATCCGGAGCTGGCGGACACCTCAAAGGCCAGTGAACTGATTTCCGCCTTTGAGGAAAAGCAGGAGCTGGTAGATTTGGTAAAAGATACTATGAATTCCGAAGAAAATACCGGCATTCAGGTATACATTGGAAATGAAACCCCTGTAAAGACTATGAAAGACTGCAGCGTTGTGACAGCCACATACGATTTAGGAGGCGGGATGCAGGGCACCATCGGTATTATCGGCCCCAAGCGTATGGATTACGAGAACGTAGTGGATAATTTAAAAACGCTGAAGACGCAGTTGGACAATATATTTAAGAAAACCTAG
- a CDS encoding oxidoreductase yields the protein MSTNYPHLFSPLRIGNVTLKNRIATAPMGSEPNTSGFLSEQNLAAFENRAKGGAAIVTRGETLVHAHTGSAHGNLCNLDNEGFMPSHLQLTDRIHQHNALANIEILHSGARAHPQYTNGIIYGPSAQPGVYGVDVTPMDEDIMNEIADAFAHGAYVAKFGGFDMVMVHGGHGWLLSEFLSPLYNTRTDKYGGSIENRARFPLMVIDRIRKAVGPNFPIEIRISGDEFMEGGYGIDDAIEFAKMLDGKVDLIHVSATSFRDVNSGCRMFPSAFLPHGVNVYLAEAIKKHVKTPIATVGSLSDPAEMEDIIASGKADVIYVGRQILADPEFPNKAKAGRFDEVRPCVRCNHCLSLDFVPYVDMCSGISQCVVNPEVGRDLKEGMYQPKPLPKKVLVIGGGPGGMQAALKAEEQGHEVILIEKADRLGGMLNVAVHDVSFKEDLGKYMQYLIRMVERKAIQVRLNTTATPELIQEIAPDTVVCAVGAEPIIPRIPGVDRENVVKVTQLRDPGLEFGEKVVVIGGGLVGCEEGLALAMEGKDVTVLEMQEKLAPDAPILHLKAMMLEYEKRTENLHPYTEVTVTSIEDDGVHAKDKDGKEVIYPADTVLLSVGMRSKIDEVEKLRTNDAEFITVGDCIKPGKILQAVSGGYFAGKNA from the coding sequence ATGTCAACTAACTATCCACATTTATTCAGCCCGTTACGCATCGGAAACGTAACCCTGAAAAACCGTATCGCAACTGCTCCTATGGGATCGGAACCTAACACATCAGGATTCTTATCCGAGCAGAACCTGGCAGCTTTTGAGAACCGCGCAAAAGGCGGTGCTGCCATTGTCACAAGAGGTGAGACCCTGGTCCATGCCCACACAGGAAGTGCTCACGGCAATCTCTGTAACTTGGACAATGAGGGATTTATGCCCTCACACCTGCAGCTCACAGACAGGATCCATCAGCACAACGCACTGGCCAATATCGAGATCTTACATAGCGGTGCCCGTGCCCATCCTCAGTATACCAACGGGATCATCTATGGGCCAAGTGCACAGCCCGGTGTATACGGCGTGGATGTAACACCTATGGATGAAGACATCATGAACGAGATCGCAGATGCCTTTGCACACGGTGCTTATGTAGCTAAATTCGGCGGATTTGATATGGTTATGGTTCACGGCGGCCACGGATGGCTGCTCAGCGAATTCTTATCTCCGCTGTACAATACAAGAACAGACAAATACGGCGGTTCCATTGAAAACCGTGCCAGATTCCCGCTTATGGTCATTGACCGTATCCGAAAAGCAGTAGGACCCAACTTCCCCATTGAGATCCGCATCTCAGGTGATGAATTCATGGAAGGCGGTTACGGCATTGATGATGCTATTGAATTCGCCAAGATGCTGGACGGAAAAGTGGATTTGATCCATGTATCCGCTACTTCCTTCCGCGATGTGAACTCCGGATGCCGTATGTTCCCGTCAGCATTCCTGCCTCACGGTGTCAATGTATACCTGGCGGAGGCCATCAAGAAACATGTGAAGACACCGATCGCAACCGTAGGTTCCCTGTCCGATCCGGCAGAGATGGAAGATATTATCGCATCGGGCAAGGCAGATGTGATCTATGTGGGCCGCCAGATACTGGCAGACCCGGAATTCCCCAACAAGGCAAAAGCGGGACGCTTCGACGAAGTACGCCCCTGTGTGAGATGTAATCACTGTCTGTCCCTGGACTTTGTTCCTTATGTAGATATGTGCTCCGGTATTTCCCAGTGTGTGGTGAATCCGGAAGTGGGACGCGACTTAAAAGAAGGCATGTATCAGCCAAAACCGCTGCCTAAGAAAGTATTGGTGATCGGCGGAGGCCCTGGTGGAATGCAGGCAGCTCTGAAGGCTGAGGAGCAGGGACACGAGGTCATTTTGATCGAAAAAGCGGACCGTCTGGGCGGTATGCTCAATGTGGCTGTTCATGATGTTTCTTTCAAAGAAGACCTTGGTAAATATATGCAGTATTTGATCCGCATGGTGGAGAGAAAAGCCATCCAGGTACGTTTAAATACAACTGCCACACCGGAACTGATTCAGGAAATCGCACCGGATACCGTGGTGTGCGCAGTGGGTGCAGAACCTATTATCCCCAGAATTCCGGGAGTTGACAGAGAAAATGTGGTAAAAGTTACCCAGCTTCGCGATCCGGGTCTGGAATTCGGAGAAAAGGTAGTAGTGATCGGCGGCGGCCTTGTGGGATGTGAGGAAGGCCTGGCTCTTGCTATGGAAGGAAAAGATGTTACGGTTCTGGAAATGCAGGAAAAACTGGCGCCTGATGCACCGATCCTGCATCTGAAAGCCATGATGCTGGAATACGAGAAACGCACAGAGAATTTACATCCATATACAGAAGTTACCGTTACCTCCATTGAGGATGACGGAGTACATGCAAAAGACAAAGACGGCAAAGAAGTTATCTATCCGGCAGACACGGTATTGTTGTCTGTGGGTATGAGATCTAAAATCGACGAGGTGGAGAAACTCCGCACCAACGATGCTGAATTCATTACCGTAGGTGACTGTATCAAACCGGGCAAGATTCTGCAGGCAGTAAGCGGCGGATATTTTGCAGGGAAAAACGCGTAA
- a CDS encoding GntR family transcriptional regulator: protein MEKIEIDKNSAVPLYLQLARQVEQQVEEGILAAGERLLSEVRMAEETGLSVGTVKKAYTWLQDRGVVQKVRGGGAYVQERLQKHGQGQAENPAAIVEEMFSKVMESGIPMNKLFLLAQQKLVSRFQEKQKICAALVECNIETLHSIAPVVESIPNLSVETYVLEDLLSGNRVISSRCNLAFISQSHYQEFIGYADAIRIPTETFALVESRETIARLATIPEGEPICILYRSAAFLKNVQRTLHFLGKTNQQICSGEEEMNEAIDKYCRQGLPLIIPPDYIEYASAWTLQVVARARKSKCRIIPMEYEIDQGSWMHMVEVAEKMDRQKENGEI from the coding sequence ATGGAGAAGATAGAGATAGATAAAAATAGTGCCGTACCGCTGTATCTTCAGCTTGCCAGGCAGGTAGAACAGCAGGTGGAAGAGGGGATCCTGGCTGCGGGTGAACGGCTTCTCTCGGAAGTCAGAATGGCAGAGGAGACCGGATTATCGGTGGGCACGGTGAAAAAGGCGTACACCTGGCTGCAGGACAGGGGGGTTGTGCAGAAGGTTCGGGGCGGAGGCGCTTATGTACAGGAAAGGCTGCAGAAGCATGGGCAGGGACAGGCGGAAAATCCTGCCGCTATTGTGGAGGAGATGTTTTCAAAAGTGATGGAGAGCGGTATTCCCATGAATAAACTGTTTCTTCTGGCACAGCAGAAACTGGTCAGCCGTTTTCAGGAAAAACAGAAGATCTGCGCGGCATTGGTGGAATGTAATATCGAAACCCTGCACTCCATCGCCCCGGTGGTGGAGTCCATTCCCAATCTGTCGGTGGAGACGTATGTGCTGGAGGACCTGCTTTCCGGAAACAGAGTGATCAGTTCCAGATGTAACCTGGCTTTTATCTCCCAGAGCCACTACCAGGAATTTATAGGGTATGCGGATGCCATCAGGATTCCCACGGAAACCTTCGCGCTGGTGGAGAGCAGGGAAACCATAGCACGTCTGGCTACCATACCGGAGGGAGAACCCATATGTATCTTGTACAGAAGTGCTGCATTTTTAAAGAACGTTCAGAGAACCCTGCATTTTCTGGGAAAAACCAACCAGCAGATTTGTTCCGGCGAGGAAGAGATGAATGAAGCTATTGACAAATACTGCCGTCAGGGCTTGCCCCTGATCATTCCGCCCGACTACATAGAATATGCAAGCGCGTGGACGCTGCAGGTTGTAGCCAGGGCCAGAAAGAGTAAGTGCAGGATCATTCCCATGGAATATGAGATTGACCAGGGGTCCTGGATGCACATGGTGGAAGTGGCAGAGAAGATGGACAGACAGAAGGAGAATGGGGAAATATGA
- the dnaK gene encoding molecular chaperone DnaK codes for MGKIIGIDLGTTNSCVGVMEGGQPVVIANAEGARTTPSVVAFTKSGERLVGEPAKRQAVTNADKTISSIKRHMGTDYRVTIDDKKYSPQEISAMILQKLKSDAENYLGEKVTEAVITVPAYFNDAQRQATKDAGKIAGLEVKRIINEPTAAALAYGLDNEKEQKIMVYDLGGGTFDVSIIEIGDGVIEVLSTAGDNRLGGDDFDQKVADYMIAEFKKSEGVDLSADKMAMQRIKEAAEKAKKELSSATTTNINLPFISMNSNGPLHFDMNLTRAKFDELTHDLVERTAEPVRRALSDAGLNSSELGQVLLVGGSTRIPAVQDKVKQLTGKEPSKTLNPDECVALGASVQGGKLAGDAGAGDILLLDVTPLSLSIETMGGIATKLIERNTTIPTKKSQIFSTAADNQTAVDINVVQGERQFARDNKSLGQFRLDGIPPARRGVPQIEVTFDIDANGIVNVSAKDLGTGKEQHITITAGSNMSDEDIDKAVREASEYEAQDKKRKEAVDTKNDADAMVFQTEKALEEAGDKLDANDKTAVEADLNALKELLNSCANTDEITDAQVADIKAGKDKLMESAQKLFAKMYEQAQASQGAQAGPGPDAGAGTQGGNEAYGDDVVDGDYREV; via the coding sequence ATGGGTAAAATTATAGGTATTGACTTAGGTACAACAAACAGCTGTGTAGGTGTTATGGAAGGCGGACAGCCGGTAGTGATCGCCAATGCAGAAGGCGCAAGAACCACACCGTCTGTTGTGGCTTTTACAAAATCAGGAGAAAGACTGGTAGGTGAGCCGGCAAAACGTCAGGCTGTTACCAATGCAGATAAAACCATCTCTTCCATCAAGAGACATATGGGAACAGATTACAGAGTGACCATTGACGATAAAAAATATTCTCCGCAGGAAATTTCCGCAATGATCCTTCAAAAACTGAAAAGCGATGCAGAAAACTACCTGGGTGAGAAAGTGACAGAGGCAGTTATCACAGTTCCGGCCTACTTCAACGATGCTCAGCGTCAGGCAACAAAAGATGCCGGTAAAATCGCAGGCCTGGAAGTAAAACGTATCATCAACGAGCCTACAGCAGCAGCCCTTGCTTACGGTCTGGACAATGAGAAAGAGCAGAAGATCATGGTATACGACCTGGGCGGCGGTACTTTCGATGTTTCCATCATTGAGATTGGAGACGGCGTTATCGAAGTATTATCCACAGCAGGTGACAACCGTCTGGGCGGTGATGACTTTGACCAGAAAGTTGCAGATTACATGATCGCTGAGTTTAAGAAATCCGAAGGTGTAGACCTTTCCGCAGATAAAATGGCAATGCAGAGAATCAAAGAAGCTGCAGAGAAAGCGAAAAAAGAACTTTCCTCCGCAACCACAACCAACATCAACCTGCCGTTCATCAGCATGAACAGCAACGGACCGCTGCACTTTGACATGAATCTGACAAGAGCAAAATTCGATGAGCTGACACATGACCTGGTAGAGAGAACCGCAGAGCCGGTTCGCCGTGCGCTGTCTGATGCAGGCCTGAATTCTTCCGAACTGGGCCAGGTACTGTTAGTAGGCGGTTCCACACGTATCCCGGCTGTACAGGATAAAGTAAAACAGCTCACAGGCAAAGAGCCGAGCAAGACCCTGAATCCGGATGAGTGTGTAGCTCTGGGTGCTTCCGTACAGGGTGGTAAGCTGGCAGGCGATGCAGGCGCAGGTGATATCCTTCTTCTGGATGTTACTCCGCTGTCCCTGTCCATTGAGACCATGGGCGGTATCGCTACAAAACTGATCGAAAGAAATACAACCATTCCTACCAAGAAGAGCCAGATCTTCTCCACAGCGGCTGATAACCAGACAGCAGTGGATATCAACGTGGTACAGGGTGAGAGACAGTTTGCAAGAGACAACAAATCCCTCGGACAGTTCCGTCTGGATGGAATTCCGCCTGCAAGAAGAGGTGTTCCGCAGATCGAGGTTACCTTTGATATTGATGCCAATGGTATTGTAAACGTATCTGCAAAAGACCTGGGAACAGGAAAAGAACAGCACATTACCATCACTGCAGGCTCCAATATGTCCGATGAAGATATTGATAAAGCAGTAAGAGAAGCTTCTGAGTATGAAGCTCAGGATAAGAAGAGAAAAGAGGCTGTAGACACCAAGAACGACGCTGACGCTATGGTATTCCAGACAGAAAAAGCTCTGGAAGAAGCAGGCGACAAGCTGGATGCCAATGACAAGACTGCAGTGGAAGCAGATCTGAACGCATTAAAAGAACTGTTAAACAGCTGTGCAAACACAGACGAGATCACAGATGCTCAGGTTGCTGACATCAAAGCCGGCAAAGACAAATTGATGGAGAGCGCACAGAAACTCTTCGCTAAAATGTATGAGCAGGCACAGGCTTCCCAGGGAGCACAGGCAGGTCCGGGTCCGGACGCAGGCGCTGGTACTCAGGGAGGAAATGAAGCATACGGTGATGATGTGGTTGACGGAGACTACAGAGAAGTATAA
- a CDS encoding MarR family winged helix-turn-helix transcriptional regulator — MEKSKIREILHSMDIERRKIVRPKFQELGLTVGEGQAKILKCLLEQGSMTQRELADRCLLDVTTMSRTLDKLQGAGYLLRTVNPSCRRSFLICITEKGKEKAASVQKIFSDLDEQIWQGISEDEMEVLYHTLQKITKNLKND, encoded by the coding sequence ATGGAAAAAAGTAAAATCAGGGAAATACTGCACAGTATGGACATAGAACGCAGAAAAATAGTAAGGCCAAAATTCCAGGAGCTGGGCCTCACTGTGGGCGAAGGGCAGGCCAAGATCCTGAAATGCCTCCTGGAGCAGGGAAGCATGACACAGCGCGAGCTCGCGGACAGGTGTCTGCTGGATGTGACAACCATGTCCAGAACCCTGGACAAATTACAGGGGGCTGGATATCTGTTAAGAACAGTCAACCCCTCCTGCAGAAGATCCTTCCTGATCTGTATTACGGAAAAAGGAAAAGAAAAGGCTGCCAGTGTGCAAAAAATATTTTCGGATCTGGATGAACAGATATGGCAGGGCATATCAGAAGATGAAATGGAAGTGCTGTATCATACTCTGCAGAAAATCACGAAAAATTTAAAAAATGATTGA
- the grpE gene encoding nucleotide exchange factor GrpE, with protein sequence MSEEKELYEEMQPDAASEEKAEEILEEDDKALAEEATCEEAGEAADQSAEETEEQTDGQADQGKGKSTEKKGLFGKKKKDKKDEKIEELTDMVKRQMAEFDNFRKRTEKEKASMYEIGAREVIEKILPVVDNFERGLAAVPENEKESPFADGMTKIYKQMMTVFEEIGVKPIEAVGQEFNPDYHNAVMHVEDEEAGENEVVEEFQKGYLYKDHVVRHSMVKVAN encoded by the coding sequence GTGTCAGAAGAAAAGGAATTATATGAAGAGATGCAGCCGGATGCGGCTTCTGAAGAGAAAGCAGAAGAAATATTAGAGGAAGACGACAAGGCTCTGGCAGAGGAGGCCACCTGTGAAGAGGCCGGTGAGGCTGCTGACCAGTCTGCGGAGGAAACAGAAGAGCAGACAGACGGGCAGGCTGACCAGGGAAAAGGAAAGTCAACAGAGAAAAAAGGCCTGTTTGGTAAAAAGAAAAAAGATAAAAAAGATGAAAAGATAGAAGAACTCACCGATATGGTGAAACGCCAGATGGCAGAGTTCGACAACTTCAGAAAGCGCACGGAGAAGGAAAAAGCATCCATGTATGAGATTGGTGCGCGTGAAGTGATTGAAAAGATCCTTCCGGTGGTTGACAACTTTGAAAGAGGTCTGGCAGCAGTTCCGGAGAATGAAAAAGAAAGTCCCTTTGCTGACGGCATGACAAAGATTTACAAGCAGATGATGACCGTCTTTGAAGAAATCGGCGTAAAGCCCATTGAAGCAGTAGGACAGGAATTCAATCCGGATTACCACAATGCAGTCATGCATGTGGAGGATGAAGAAGCCGGGGAGAATGAGGTAGTTGAAGAATTCCAGAAAGGCTATCTTTACAAAGACCACGTAGTGAGACACAGCATGGTAAAGGTTGCCAATTAG
- a CDS encoding SLC13 family permease codes for MNYGILSLLPPVIAVILAIKSRNVILSLFCGGLTGVLIFSHGNPFLAVKSMIGDYLFVQLTDSYNAGVIVLVVFIGGFIKLMEKSGGAQAFGQSAYRYVNTKLKAQLCAWAGGIIIFFSDLGTPLLVGPVFRPLFDKLKISREKLAWILDSTSSPVAILIPFIGWGVYIMGLIQSEFDNLGVKASDYTTFVRAIPFQIYAILAIIMIPLIAFTKIDFFQMKKAEQKAEKEKADYSFDEHVEKEENTGAYSKKNAKPIMVILPIVVVFVTLFATLAPLGFPFKKVDGNEFRVALTMGYFFGALVLILMICLFKVMNFSETFKVYVGGMKGMTDVAITLILAWSLGSMISELGTAQFIVDVLKSMSFSAALVPAAIFLFGAFVSFSTGSSWGTFAIMMPLAIPMAQAFSIPFAIAVGAVLSGGLFGDHCSPISDTTILSSTGAECDLVEHVRTQLPYALVNGVIALIAFIIAGATKSAASLGFAVAALVIVVFVINKVFNKKAAV; via the coding sequence ATGAATTACGGTATTTTAAGTTTACTGCCGCCTGTCATAGCCGTTATCCTGGCGATCAAGAGCCGAAATGTGATCCTTTCCCTTTTCTGCGGAGGGCTTACCGGTGTATTGATCTTCAGCCATGGTAATCCGTTTTTGGCTGTGAAATCCATGATTGGTGATTATTTATTCGTGCAGCTTACGGACAGTTATAATGCAGGTGTGATCGTTTTGGTAGTGTTCATCGGAGGATTTATCAAGCTCATGGAAAAGTCAGGAGGGGCACAGGCTTTTGGGCAGAGTGCATACCGCTATGTGAACACAAAGCTGAAAGCACAGCTCTGCGCCTGGGCCGGGGGCATCATTATCTTCTTTTCGGATTTGGGTACCCCGCTTCTGGTAGGGCCTGTGTTTAGGCCTCTGTTTGACAAACTGAAGATTTCCAGGGAAAAATTGGCCTGGATCCTGGACTCCACGTCCTCACCGGTGGCTATTTTGATTCCCTTTATCGGCTGGGGCGTATACATTATGGGGCTCATCCAGTCAGAGTTTGACAACCTGGGGGTAAAAGCATCGGATTATACTACATTTGTCCGGGCGATTCCCTTCCAGATCTATGCGATCCTGGCGATCATCATGATTCCGCTCATAGCCTTTACAAAAATAGACTTTTTCCAGATGAAAAAAGCAGAACAAAAGGCTGAAAAAGAAAAGGCGGATTACAGCTTTGACGAACATGTGGAGAAAGAGGAGAATACCGGAGCATATTCCAAAAAGAACGCAAAACCCATTATGGTGATTCTTCCTATTGTAGTTGTATTCGTCACATTGTTTGCTACTCTGGCGCCATTGGGATTTCCCTTTAAAAAAGTGGATGGCAATGAATTCAGGGTTGCGCTTACCATGGGATACTTTTTCGGGGCATTGGTACTGATCCTTATGATATGCCTTTTTAAAGTTATGAACTTCAGTGAAACGTTCAAAGTATATGTGGGCGGTATGAAAGGCATGACGGACGTGGCCATCACCCTGATCCTTGCCTGGTCTCTGGGAAGCATGATCAGTGAGCTGGGTACAGCACAGTTCATTGTGGATGTGCTGAAATCCATGAGCTTTTCCGCAGCGCTGGTTCCTGCAGCCATCTTCCTGTTTGGGGCATTTGTGTCTTTTTCCACAGGCAGCTCATGGGGAACCTTCGCAATTATGATGCCTCTTGCCATACCAATGGCCCAGGCATTCTCCATACCGTTTGCCATAGCGGTAGGGGCGGTTCTCTCCGGCGGCCTGTTTGGAGACCATTGCTCCCCGATCTCTGATACCACCATTCTGTCCTCCACAGGTGCAGAATGTGATCTGGTTGAACATGTAAGGACCCAGCTTCCCTACGCGCTGGTGAACGGTGTGATCGCTCTCATTGCCTTTATTATCGCAGGGGCAACGAAAAGCGCCGCTTCCCTTGGATTTGCCGTTGCGGCGCTGGTCATCGTGGTATTTGTTATCAATAAAGTATTTAATAAAAAGGCAGCAGTATAA
- a CDS encoding GntR family transcriptional regulator, producing the protein MNRTPEDNGKVPVYLQIAQKLMAEIEDGTLKEGERLMPERKLSENLHVARNTVKQAYEELCREGYAATKKGSGTYVDTSRRADIDKKICGIIDEAIDKLASMGKGRREIERMFMESAWQRVPDRERLKLAWIDCSEEFLQDTAEEIAKFCNVRADAYLIDEIRENPKILNREKYDLFATTINHHDEVWATVKHVVEGGDEIPVEKVVLSVSNETISNIAKLRGEKPIAVIYGSEWYRFSVECFLKEFGVVSPYAYIPIKSSIYELERNTNRYQAVILPQNPSYRDGLIGEIQLLCEKKEICSFPFHQYADQGSLFHLRGLVFKRWLEEGTGESRMDEGRKTV; encoded by the coding sequence ATGAACCGGACACCGGAGGATAATGGGAAAGTGCCCGTGTATCTGCAGATCGCACAAAAATTAATGGCAGAGATTGAGGACGGGACCCTGAAAGAAGGGGAGCGTCTTATGCCGGAGCGGAAGCTCAGTGAGAATCTGCATGTAGCCCGAAACACAGTGAAACAGGCCTATGAAGAGCTGTGCAGGGAAGGCTATGCTGCCACGAAAAAAGGGAGCGGAACCTATGTGGATACCAGCCGCAGGGCAGATATAGACAAAAAAATATGCGGCATTATTGATGAAGCCATAGATAAACTGGCCTCTATGGGCAAAGGACGAAGAGAGATCGAGCGCATGTTCATGGAAAGTGCCTGGCAGCGCGTCCCTGACAGGGAACGCCTGAAACTTGCATGGATAGATTGCAGCGAGGAGTTTTTGCAGGATACGGCTGAGGAAATCGCAAAGTTCTGTAATGTACGCGCGGATGCGTATCTCATAGATGAGATCAGGGAAAATCCCAAGATATTAAACAGGGAAAAATATGATCTGTTCGCAACCACCATCAATCATCACGATGAGGTCTGGGCAACTGTGAAGCATGTGGTGGAAGGCGGAGACGAGATACCTGTGGAGAAGGTGGTCCTCTCAGTATCCAATGAGACCATCAGCAACATTGCCAAATTACGGGGGGAGAAGCCCATTGCCGTCATTTACGGCAGCGAATGGTACCGCTTCAGCGTGGAATGCTTTTTAAAGGAATTCGGAGTGGTCAGCCCTTACGCGTATATTCCCATTAAAAGCAGCATATACGAGCTGGAACGCAATACCAACAGATATCAGGCTGTTATCCTGCCACAGAATCCTTCCTACAGGGACGGACTGATAGGAGAGATACAGCTTCTGTGTGAGAAGAAGGAAATCTGTAGTTTTCCTTTTCATCAATATGCGGACCAGGGGTCTTTGTTCCATCTGCGGGGGCTGGTTTTTAAAAGGTGGCTGGAGGAAGGGACAGGAGAATCCCGCATGGATGAGGGGAGGAAAACGGTATAA
- the dnaJ gene encoding molecular chaperone DnaJ, with protein sequence MADKRDYYEVLGVDKGADDATIKSAYRKLAKKYHPDVNPGDKEAEKKFKEATEAYGVLSDPDKRRQYDQFGHAAFENGGAGGAGGFGGFGGFDGADMGDIFGDIFGDLFGGGGRRRANNGPMKGANVRASVRITFEEAVFGCEKELDLNLKENCNTCHGTGAKPGTSPETCPKCHGEGQVVYTQQSMFGMVRNVQTCPECHGTGKVIKDKCPDCRGTGYVNQRKKIQVSVPAGIDNGQSIRIRDKGEPGTNGGPRGDLLVEVVVARHPIFQRQDMNIFSTAPITFAQAALGGEVRISTVDGDVMYDVKPGTQTDTKVRLKGKGVPSLRNKSVRGDHYVTLVVQVPTKLNEDAKEALRKFDEACGNRPSGSTEKKKKGFMDKLKETFEDS encoded by the coding sequence ATGGCAGATAAAAGAGATTACTATGAAGTCTTAGGCGTGGACAAAGGCGCTGACGACGCCACGATCAAAAGCGCATACCGTAAGCTGGCAAAGAAGTACCATCCTGATGTAAACCCCGGAGACAAAGAAGCGGAGAAAAAATTCAAGGAGGCTACAGAAGCCTACGGCGTTTTGAGTGACCCGGATAAGAGAAGACAGTATGACCAGTTCGGCCATGCGGCCTTTGAAAACGGCGGTGCCGGCGGAGCAGGAGGCTTTGGAGGCTTCGGCGGATTTGACGGTGCCGATATGGGTGATATTTTCGGCGATATTTTCGGCGATTTATTCGGCGGCGGCGGAAGAAGAAGGGCCAACAACGGTCCTATGAAAGGTGCCAATGTGAGGGCATCTGTGCGCATTACTTTTGAGGAAGCAGTGTTCGGCTGTGAAAAAGAGCTGGATCTGAACCTGAAGGAAAACTGTAATACATGTCACGGAACAGGCGCAAAGCCGGGAACTTCCCCGGAAACCTGTCCGAAATGTCATGGGGAAGGCCAGGTGGTATACACCCAGCAGTCCATGTTTGGTATGGTGAGAAATGTACAGACCTGTCCGGAGTGCCACGGAACCGGTAAGGTGATCAAGGACAAATGCCCGGACTGCCGCGGAACCGGATATGTGAACCAGAGAAAGAAGATCCAGGTATCAGTACCCGCAGGCATTGACAACGGACAGAGTATCCGTATCAGGGATAAAGGCGAACCGGGTACCAATGGCGGACCAAGAGGAGATCTGCTGGTGGAAGTTGTGGTAGCCCGCCATCCGATTTTCCAGAGACAGGATATGAACATATTTTCTACAGCTCCCATTACATTTGCCCAGGCAGCTCTGGGAGGCGAGGTGCGCATCAGCACAGTGGACGGGGACGTGATGTATGACGTGAAGCCCGGAACCCAGACGGACACTAAGGTGCGTCTGAAAGGCAAAGGTGTGCCTTCTCTGAGAAATAAGAGCGTGCGCGGCGACCACTATGTGACACTGGTGGTTCAGGTACCGACCAAGCTGAATGAGGATGCCAAGGAAGCGCTCAGAAAATTCGATGAGGCCTGCGGCAACCGTCCGTCCGGCAGCACAGAGAAAAAGAAAAAAGGATTTATGGACAAACTGAAAGAGACGTTTGAGGATTCATAA